A genomic segment from Bradyrhizobium sp. ISRA430 encodes:
- a CDS encoding Rne/Rng family ribonuclease — MLEEVPERTFRPRRQYKIQEVIKRRQVMLVQVVKEERGNKGAALTTYLSLAGRYAVLMPNTARGGGISRKITSAQDRSRLKEVVQDLDVPEGMGIILRTAGASRTKPEIKRDFEYLIRMWETVRDLTLRSQAPTLVYEEGSLIKRSLRDLYNKEIDEIQVAGESGYREARDFMKMLMPANVSAVKQYRDGQPLFSRMGVESQLDAMFSPTVQLRSGGYVVINQTEALVSIDVNSGRSTREHHIEDTALKTNLEAAEEVARQLRLRDLAGLIVIDFIDMDEKRNNRAVERKLSDCLRQDRARIQVGRISHFGLLEMSRQRIRASVLESSTDPCPHCGGTGHVRSVSSVALQLLRGLEEILMKGATHNLVVRTRTDVALYVLNHKRGHLRDLENAFKVTLSIIADASVSGPQAYVIDRGEQVHTLEAAKALLAAQAAASPPPAAEEAYDEDEFDSELESEIETEETEGLAEEQAAGEGAPEQDGQRRRRRRRRRGRGGQREGELREDGAPIAPDAAMVAGEADEETEAAEQDGDEAEEQQARGEQQGGGERRRRRGRRGGRRRRGGGGEEGLAGSIGDELGANPPSEVSDAVADFDRGSSEAAPSIADTEPAEASAELQIAQPEVQAEAPSQPEPTASAATDEPASDDKAARRRSTVREKVSFLLNSQPEPAMPAEPVPEQAAPPAPAPEPAQEASETPAAPRRAGWWSRRFGGGE, encoded by the coding sequence GTGCTCGAGGAAGTGCCGGAGCGCACCTTCCGTCCGCGCCGCCAATACAAGATCCAGGAAGTCATCAAGCGCCGCCAGGTGATGCTGGTGCAGGTCGTCAAGGAAGAGCGCGGCAACAAGGGCGCGGCGCTGACGACTTATCTGTCGCTCGCCGGCCGCTATGCCGTCTTGATGCCGAACACTGCGCGTGGCGGCGGCATCAGCCGCAAGATCACCAGCGCGCAGGACCGCTCCCGTCTCAAGGAGGTCGTCCAGGATCTCGACGTGCCCGAGGGCATGGGCATCATCCTGCGCACCGCGGGCGCTTCCCGCACCAAGCCCGAGATCAAGCGCGACTTCGAATATCTGATCCGGATGTGGGAGACGGTGCGCGACCTGACGCTGCGGTCGCAGGCGCCGACCCTGGTCTACGAGGAAGGCTCGCTGATCAAGCGCTCGCTGCGCGACCTCTATAACAAGGAGATCGACGAGATCCAGGTCGCGGGCGAATCCGGCTACCGCGAAGCGCGCGACTTCATGAAGATGCTGATGCCGGCCAACGTCAGCGCGGTGAAGCAGTATCGCGACGGCCAGCCGCTGTTCTCGCGCATGGGTGTCGAAAGTCAGCTCGACGCGATGTTCTCGCCGACCGTGCAGTTGCGCTCCGGCGGCTACGTCGTCATCAACCAGACCGAGGCGCTGGTCTCGATCGACGTCAACTCCGGCCGCTCGACGCGCGAGCACCACATCGAGGACACCGCGCTCAAAACCAATCTGGAAGCGGCCGAAGAGGTCGCCCGCCAGCTTCGCCTGCGCGACCTCGCCGGCCTGATCGTCATCGACTTCATCGACATGGACGAGAAGCGCAACAACCGCGCGGTCGAGCGCAAGCTGTCCGATTGCCTCCGGCAGGACCGCGCGCGCATCCAGGTCGGGCGCATCTCGCATTTCGGCCTTTTGGAGATGTCGCGCCAGCGCATCCGCGCCAGCGTGCTGGAATCCTCGACCGACCCCTGCCCGCATTGCGGCGGCACCGGCCATGTCCGCTCGGTATCCTCGGTTGCGCTCCAGCTTCTGCGCGGTCTCGAAGAGATCCTGATGAAGGGCGCGACCCACAATCTGGTGGTCCGCACCCGCACCGACGTCGCGCTGTACGTGCTGAATCACAAGCGCGGCCACCTGCGCGACCTGGAGAACGCCTTCAAGGTCACGCTGTCGATCATCGCCGACGCGAGCGTCAGCGGGCCGCAGGCCTATGTCATCGACCGTGGCGAGCAGGTGCACACGCTGGAGGCCGCCAAGGCGCTGCTCGCGGCGCAGGCCGCCGCAAGCCCGCCGCCGGCGGCTGAAGAGGCCTATGACGAGGACGAGTTCGATTCGGAGCTCGAATCCGAGATCGAGACGGAAGAGACTGAAGGTCTTGCCGAGGAGCAGGCAGCCGGTGAAGGCGCGCCCGAACAGGATGGCCAGCGCCGCAGGCGGCGCCGCCGCCGGCGCGGCCGCGGTGGCCAGCGCGAGGGCGAACTTCGCGAGGACGGCGCGCCGATCGCCCCCGATGCCGCGATGGTTGCCGGTGAGGCCGACGAAGAGACCGAAGCCGCCGAGCAGGACGGCGACGAGGCCGAGGAACAGCAGGCCCGTGGCGAGCAGCAGGGCGGCGGTGAACGCCGGCGCCGGCGCGGTCGCCGCGGTGGACGCCGTCGGCGCGGTGGCGGCGGCGAGGAAGGTCTCGCCGGGTCGATCGGCGATGAGCTTGGCGCCAATCCGCCGTCGGAAGTGAGCGATGCAGTCGCCGATTTCGACCGTGGCAGCAGCGAAGCCGCGCCGTCGATCGCCGATACGGAACCCGCCGAGGCGAGCGCCGAGCTGCAGATCGCCCAGCCCGAGGTGCAGGCAGAAGCACCCAGCCAGCCCGAGCCGACCGCCTCTGCCGCAACGGACGAGCCGGCCTCCGACGACAAGGCCGCGCGACGCCGTTCCACGGTCCGCGAAAAGGTGAGCTTCCTGCTCAACAGCCAGCCCGAGCCGGCAATGCCGGCTGAGCCGGTACCGGAGCAGGCTGCCCCGCCCGCCCCGGCTCCGGAGCCCGCGCAAGAGGCCAGCGAAACGCCGGCCGCACCGCGTCGCGCCGGCTGGTGGTCGCGCCGCTTCGGCGGCGGCGAGTAA
- a CDS encoding FAD-dependent oxidoreductase gives MRSAIVLGGGMVGVGAALHLQRRGWSVTLVDRREPGRETSYGNAGMIQAEAVRPYPVPRDLATLLKIATGRTNDVRYSLSSLHLHIEPLLRYWWHSAPKRHREAIEAWARLIAYATAEHDILIRDAHADNLIRRAGYRMLHRDPASFDLAIKAAEEDRHDFGVNFRVLSGSELAKAEPILRDDLPGAIHWLDTWTVSDPGALVTAYANLFERLGGRIVRGDAETLRQTATGWSVDTAEGRIDAADVVVTLGPWSPDLLHKFGYRIPLVRKRGYHMHYSGGSSLDLPLVDKAGGYAMGPMAKGIRITTGAELTGPDALATPVQLASAEASARELIDLGTRVEPEPWFGTRPCTPDMLPVLGPAPRHRGLWMNFGHGHQGFTLGPATGRLLAEMMNGETPSIDPAPYRPDRF, from the coding sequence ATGCGAAGCGCGATCGTTCTCGGCGGCGGCATGGTGGGTGTGGGCGCGGCGCTGCACCTGCAGCGGCGTGGCTGGTCCGTGACCCTCGTCGACCGCAGGGAGCCGGGCCGCGAGACGAGCTATGGCAATGCCGGGATGATCCAGGCGGAAGCCGTCCGGCCCTACCCGGTGCCACGCGACCTTGCGACGCTCCTCAAGATCGCGACCGGCCGCACCAACGATGTGCGCTACAGCCTTTCTTCCCTACACCTCCACATCGAGCCCCTGCTCCGCTACTGGTGGCACTCGGCGCCGAAGCGGCATCGCGAAGCGATCGAAGCCTGGGCGCGCCTGATCGCCTACGCGACGGCAGAGCACGACATCCTCATCCGCGACGCGCATGCCGACAATCTCATCCGCCGCGCCGGCTACCGCATGCTGCATCGCGACCCCGCGTCATTCGACCTTGCGATCAAGGCCGCGGAGGAAGATCGGCACGACTTCGGCGTGAATTTTCGCGTGCTCTCGGGGAGCGAGCTTGCCAAGGCCGAGCCGATCCTGCGCGACGATCTTCCCGGCGCGATCCACTGGCTCGACACCTGGACCGTGTCCGATCCCGGTGCGCTGGTCACCGCCTATGCCAACCTGTTCGAGCGCCTCGGCGGCAGGATCGTACGCGGCGATGCCGAGACCCTGCGGCAGACCGCCACCGGCTGGTCGGTGGACACGGCCGAGGGACGCATCGATGCCGCAGACGTCGTGGTCACGCTCGGGCCGTGGTCGCCCGATCTCTTACACAAATTCGGCTACCGCATTCCGCTGGTGCGCAAGCGCGGCTACCATATGCATTACAGCGGCGGCTCTTCGCTCGATCTGCCGCTGGTCGACAAGGCCGGCGGCTACGCCATGGGCCCGATGGCCAAGGGGATCCGCATCACCACCGGCGCGGAGTTGACGGGCCCGGATGCGCTCGCAACGCCCGTTCAGCTCGCCAGCGCAGAAGCGTCGGCGCGAGAGTTGATCGATCTCGGCACCCGCGTCGAGCCGGAGCCGTGGTTCGGCACCAGGCCCTGCACCCCCGACATGCTGCCCGTGCTCGGCCCCGCGCCGCGCCATCGCGGCCTATGGATGAATTTTGGCCACGGCCACCAGGGCTTTACGCTGGGGCCTGCGACTGGACGCCTGCTCGCGGAGATGATGAACGGCGAGACGCCATCAATTGATCCCGCGCCGTACCGGCCGGACCGCTTCTAG
- a CDS encoding dicarboxylate/amino acid:cation symporter — MTTTTMAGVPTAPAAKPWYKILYVQVLIAIVLGAIVGWLWPSVATNDWIKAMGDGFIKLIKMVIAPIIFCTVVSGIAHIQDAKKVGRIGVKALVYFEVVSTFALLIGLIVGNLVRPGAGFGNAAASEQAVANYAKQAAGQKSVDFILHIIPDTVVGAFAQGEILQVLLFSVLFGFAIMGLGERGHTIRSFIDDAAHAVFGVISIVMRAAPIGAFGAMAYTIGKFGTGAILNLIGLIATFYVTAALFVFIVLGIIARFAGFSIFKFLAYIKDELLIVLGTSSSESALPSLMEKLERLGCSKSVVGLVVPTGYSFNLDGTNIYMTLATLFIAQALGFDLTLGQQLTILIVAMLTSKGASGITGAGFITLAATLAVVDPRLVPGMAIVLGIDKFMSECRALTNLCGNGVACVIVAWWEGELDRDKLTARLSQQIDPTDMETAVTTD; from the coding sequence ATGACGACGACAACGATGGCGGGTGTGCCGACAGCACCGGCCGCCAAGCCGTGGTACAAGATTCTCTACGTCCAGGTGCTGATTGCCATCGTGCTCGGCGCCATCGTCGGCTGGTTGTGGCCGTCGGTCGCCACCAACGACTGGATCAAGGCGATGGGCGACGGCTTCATCAAGCTGATCAAGATGGTGATCGCGCCGATCATCTTCTGCACCGTGGTCTCGGGCATCGCGCATATCCAAGATGCCAAGAAGGTCGGCCGCATCGGCGTCAAGGCGCTGGTCTATTTCGAGGTCGTCTCGACCTTCGCACTCCTGATCGGCCTCATTGTAGGCAATCTCGTCAGGCCCGGTGCGGGCTTCGGCAATGCCGCGGCCAGCGAGCAGGCCGTCGCCAACTATGCGAAGCAGGCTGCGGGCCAGAAGTCCGTCGACTTCATCCTGCACATCATTCCCGACACCGTGGTCGGCGCCTTCGCGCAAGGCGAGATCCTCCAGGTGCTGCTGTTCTCGGTGCTGTTCGGCTTCGCCATCATGGGCCTCGGCGAGCGCGGCCACACCATCCGCAGCTTCATCGACGATGCCGCGCATGCGGTATTCGGCGTCATCTCCATCGTGATGCGCGCGGCGCCGATCGGCGCGTTCGGCGCGATGGCCTACACCATCGGCAAGTTCGGCACCGGCGCGATCCTCAACCTGATCGGTCTGATCGCGACCTTCTATGTCACTGCTGCGCTGTTCGTCTTCATCGTGCTCGGCATCATCGCGCGGTTCGCCGGCTTCTCGATCTTCAAGTTCCTGGCCTACATCAAGGACGAGCTCCTGATCGTGCTCGGTACCTCGTCGTCGGAAAGCGCGCTGCCGTCCTTGATGGAGAAGCTGGAACGGCTCGGCTGCTCCAAGTCGGTGGTCGGCCTCGTGGTGCCCACGGGCTATTCGTTCAACCTCGACGGCACCAACATCTACATGACGCTGGCGACGCTGTTCATCGCGCAGGCGCTCGGCTTCGATCTCACGCTGGGTCAGCAGTTGACGATCCTGATCGTGGCCATGCTGACCTCGAAGGGCGCCTCCGGCATCACCGGCGCGGGCTTCATCACGCTCGCCGCGACGCTCGCCGTGGTCGATCCGCGCCTCGTGCCGGGCATGGCGATCGTGCTCGGGATCGACAAGTTCATGAGCGAATGCCGCGCGCTGACCAATCTCTGCGGCAACGGCGTTGCCTGCGTGATCGTCGCCTGGTGGGAGGGCGAGCTCGATCGCGACAAGCTCACCGCGCGGCTGAGCCAGCAAATCGACCCGACGGACATGGAAACCGCCGTCACCACGGACTGA
- a CDS encoding biotin transporter BioY, producing the protein MWPVQSGEFAGALRAFVLIALGTALMALSAKVSLPLPYVPMTLQTLVVLMIGAAYGWRLGSATMIAYLAEGAIGLPVFAGPVGGIAPLVGPTAGYLFGFVAAAFVTGYLAERGWDRSIVLLFAAMAVGHIVILAAGFGWLAFGLGLGMPKAWQVGIVPFIAASLVKNALGATLMPAARRVVDRRG; encoded by the coding sequence GTGTGGCCGGTCCAAAGCGGCGAGTTCGCCGGGGCGCTGCGCGCATTCGTCTTGATTGCGCTCGGCACCGCATTGATGGCGCTGTCAGCGAAAGTCAGCCTGCCGCTGCCCTATGTGCCGATGACCTTGCAGACGCTTGTCGTGCTGATGATCGGTGCGGCCTATGGCTGGCGTCTTGGCAGCGCAACCATGATCGCCTACCTCGCCGAAGGCGCGATCGGACTGCCGGTGTTCGCGGGCCCCGTCGGCGGAATCGCGCCGCTGGTCGGCCCAACGGCCGGATATCTGTTCGGCTTCGTCGCGGCAGCTTTCGTGACGGGTTATCTCGCCGAACGCGGCTGGGATCGCAGTATCGTGCTGCTGTTCGCTGCGATGGCCGTCGGTCACATCGTTATTCTGGCGGCGGGATTCGGCTGGCTGGCCTTCGGCCTCGGTCTTGGCATGCCCAAGGCCTGGCAGGTCGGCATCGTGCCGTTCATCGCCGCGTCGCTGGTCAAGAATGCGCTTGGTGCCACCTTGATGCCAGCCGCACGCCGGGTGGTCGACCGTCGCGGGTAA
- a CDS encoding aminotransferase class I/II-fold pyridoxal phosphate-dependent enzyme, which translates to MHDATLRNRLAPWLEPSRRSDVPPFMVMDVMAAAARIEEGGGHVIHMEVGQPSAGAPKTAIAAAHAALDTGRIDYTSALGIPSLRERIARHYRDVYGCAVSAERVVVTTGSSGGFILAFLSMFEPGDRVAVTVPGYPPYRHILTALGCEPVLIETTSETRHALTGEALLAAHRKAPLKGVLVGSPANPTGTMMSSEAMSGLIAAAEDAGIRFISDEIYHGLDYAFPAVTAAALSERALVINSFSKYFCMTGWRVGWMVVPEILVRPIERLQQNLSISVPALSQIAAEAAFDGTAEMDAIKHGYQENRRILIEGLPEAGLTRFLPADGAFYLYTDVSDFTADSFDFAKQMLEQAHVAATPGIDFDPIHGRSFIRFSYARSADEMREAVDRIAHWLK; encoded by the coding sequence ATGCACGATGCGACATTGAGGAACCGCCTGGCGCCGTGGCTCGAGCCGTCCCGCCGCAGCGATGTTCCCCCGTTTATGGTGATGGACGTGATGGCCGCGGCGGCCCGAATCGAGGAGGGCGGGGGCCATGTCATTCACATGGAGGTCGGCCAGCCGTCGGCTGGGGCGCCCAAGACCGCGATCGCGGCCGCCCATGCTGCGCTCGATACCGGCCGGATCGACTATACTTCGGCGCTCGGCATCCCGTCGCTGCGCGAGCGGATCGCGCGTCATTATCGCGACGTCTATGGCTGCGCGGTCAGCGCGGAGCGGGTGGTCGTGACAACGGGCTCGTCCGGTGGCTTCATCCTGGCCTTCCTGTCGATGTTCGAGCCCGGCGATCGTGTCGCCGTCACGGTGCCGGGCTATCCGCCTTACCGTCATATCCTCACTGCGCTCGGTTGCGAACCGGTGCTGATCGAGACCACGAGTGAGACGCGCCACGCCTTGACCGGCGAGGCCTTGCTCGCCGCCCATCGCAAAGCCCCGCTGAAGGGCGTGCTGGTCGGAAGCCCCGCCAATCCGACGGGAACGATGATGTCGAGCGAGGCGATGTCGGGCCTGATCGCGGCGGCGGAAGATGCTGGCATCCGCTTCATCTCAGACGAGATCTATCACGGGCTCGACTACGCGTTTCCGGCGGTGACGGCGGCAGCGCTGTCGGAGCGCGCACTCGTGATCAACTCGTTCTCGAAGTACTTTTGCATGACGGGCTGGCGCGTCGGCTGGATGGTCGTGCCGGAGATTTTGGTGCGGCCGATCGAACGGCTGCAGCAGAACCTGTCGATCTCGGTGCCGGCGCTATCGCAGATCGCGGCCGAAGCTGCATTCGACGGAACGGCCGAGATGGATGCGATCAAGCATGGCTACCAGGAGAACCGCCGCATCCTGATCGAGGGATTGCCCGAGGCCGGCTTGACAAGGTTCCTGCCCGCCGACGGCGCCTTCTACCTCTATACGGACGTCTCGGATTTCACCGCCGACAGTTTCGACTTCGCCAAGCAGATGCTTGAACAGGCCCATGTTGCGGCGACGCCGGGTATCGATTTCGATCCTATTCACGGCCGTTCGTTCATCCGCTTCTCCTACGCGAGATCGGCGGACGAGATGCGGGAAGCAGTTGACCGGATCGCTCACTGGCTTAAATAG
- a CDS encoding M48 family metalloprotease, whose product MLLQIALRKKASALTSLVTAAAIVLTPLAAARAQAKGPPILRDTETEQLLREYTRPILRAAGLEKQNIQMVIINDASFNAFVADGRRIFVNYGAILQSETPNQLIGVLAHETGHLAGGHLAKLREQLATAQTQMIIAMLLGAGALAAGASRGGNSGNNGLANAGAAAIAGPQEMIRRTLLSYQRQQEENADRAGVKFLTATQQSPKGMYETFKRFTSESLFAARGADPYLQSHPMPAERVAALQEFARTSPYWDKKDDPALQLRHDMVRAKISAFMERPETVYRRYPQTNDSMPARYARAISTYLHGDLRSALAQIDALIQVQPNNPYFYEVRGQALLESGKPAEAIPALRKAVQLSSNSPLIEMLLGQALVGSDNKAYTDEAIRILRAAVAREPEAPLGYTQLAMAYGRKGDYAEADLASAQAAYLRGDNKTARELATRAKTRFAVGTPGWVKADDIVAAKPPRNN is encoded by the coding sequence ATGTTGCTCCAGATCGCTTTGCGCAAGAAAGCCTCCGCCCTCACCTCGCTCGTCACGGCAGCGGCTATCGTGCTGACGCCGCTCGCGGCGGCGCGCGCACAGGCGAAGGGGCCGCCCATTCTGCGCGACACCGAGACCGAGCAGCTCCTGCGTGAATATACGCGTCCGATCCTGCGCGCGGCGGGCCTCGAGAAGCAGAACATCCAGATGGTGATCATCAACGATGCCTCGTTCAACGCGTTCGTCGCCGATGGCCGCCGCATCTTCGTCAATTATGGCGCGATCCTGCAGTCGGAGACGCCGAACCAGCTTATCGGCGTGCTCGCCCACGAGACCGGGCATCTGGCCGGCGGCCATCTCGCCAAGCTGCGCGAGCAGCTAGCAACTGCGCAGACGCAGATGATCATTGCCATGCTGCTCGGCGCTGGCGCGCTCGCCGCAGGCGCAAGCCGCGGCGGCAACTCCGGCAACAACGGTCTTGCAAATGCCGGCGCGGCCGCGATCGCCGGCCCGCAGGAGATGATCCGTCGCACGCTGCTGTCCTACCAGCGCCAGCAGGAAGAGAACGCCGACCGCGCCGGCGTGAAGTTTCTGACCGCAACCCAGCAGTCGCCGAAGGGCATGTACGAGACCTTCAAGCGCTTCACCAGCGAGAGCCTGTTCGCCGCGCGCGGCGCCGATCCCTATCTGCAATCGCATCCGATGCCTGCCGAGCGCGTCGCGGCGCTGCAGGAGTTCGCCCGCACCAGCCCTTATTGGGACAAGAAGGACGATCCGGCGCTCCAGCTTCGCCATGACATGGTCCGCGCCAAGATCTCGGCCTTCATGGAGCGGCCGGAAACCGTCTATCGCCGCTATCCGCAGACCAACGACAGCATGCCGGCACGTTACGCCCGTGCCATCAGCACCTATCTGCACGGGGACCTGCGCAGCGCGCTGGCTCAGATCGATGCGCTGATCCAGGTCCAGCCCAACAACCCGTACTTCTACGAGGTCCGCGGCCAGGCGCTGCTCGAGAGCGGAAAACCGGCAGAGGCCATCCCCGCCCTGCGCAAGGCAGTGCAGCTCTCCAGCAACTCACCGCTCATCGAGATGTTACTTGGGCAGGCTCTGGTCGGATCCGATAATAAGGCCTACACCGACGAAGCCATTCGGATTCTCCGGGCTGCGGTGGCACGCGAGCCCGAGGCGCCGCTTGGTTACACCCAGCTCGCGATGGCCTATGGCCGGAAGGGAGACTATGCCGAGGCCGATCTGGCGTCGGCCCAGGCCGCCTACTTGCGCGGCGACAACAAGACCGCCCGCGAGCTTGCCACGCGCGCGAAAACCCGTTTCGCCGTCGGCACACCCGGTTGGGTCAAGGCCGACGACATCGTGGCGGCGAAGCCGCCGCGTAACAATTGA
- a CDS encoding DsbA family protein: protein MPSLRLLVPALFALAIGCGVTGPASADSFSDAQRTEIEAIVKNYLVTHPEVLEEAMTELSKRQAAAEAQKHEASIAQNADAIFNSPRQVVLGNKDGDVTFVEFFDYNCGYCKRAMADMLDLIKTDPKLKVVLKEFPVLSQGSVEAAQVAVAVRMQDPTGKKYLDFHQKLLGGRGQADKAHALAAAKEAGLDVAKIEKDIANPEVRATIEENFKLAEAMGMNGTPSYVIGKQIVVGAIGLEGLKEKIGVARCGKATC from the coding sequence ATGCCTTCGCTGCGCCTGCTCGTTCCCGCGCTGTTTGCGCTCGCCATCGGCTGCGGCGTGACGGGGCCCGCTTCGGCCGACAGCTTCTCGGATGCCCAGCGCACCGAGATCGAGGCGATCGTCAAAAACTATCTGGTCACCCATCCCGAGGTGCTCGAGGAGGCGATGACCGAGCTCAGCAAGCGTCAGGCCGCCGCCGAAGCGCAGAAGCACGAAGCGAGCATCGCGCAGAACGCGGACGCGATCTTCAACTCGCCGCGCCAGGTCGTGCTGGGCAACAAGGACGGCGACGTCACCTTCGTCGAGTTCTTCGACTACAATTGCGGCTATTGCAAACGCGCGATGGCCGACATGCTCGACCTCATCAAGACCGATCCGAAGCTGAAGGTCGTGCTGAAGGAATTCCCGGTCCTGAGCCAAGGTTCGGTCGAAGCCGCGCAAGTCGCGGTCGCCGTGCGCATGCAAGATCCCACCGGCAAGAAGTATCTCGACTTCCACCAGAAGCTACTCGGTGGTCGCGGCCAGGCCGACAAGGCGCACGCGCTTGCCGCGGCCAAGGAGGCCGGCCTCGACGTCGCGAAGATCGAGAAGGACATTGCGAATCCGGAAGTGCGCGCCACCATCGAGGAGAATTTCAAGCTCGCCGAAGCGATGGGCATGAACGGCACGCCGAGCTACGTGATCGGCAAGCAGATCGTCGTCGGCGCCATCGGCCTCGAGGGGTTGAAGGAGAAGATCGGCGTTGCGCGCTGCGGCAAGGCGACCTGCTGA
- a CDS encoding DUF1236 domain-containing protein, with protein sequence MSNRFMISVAALALIAGTGLANAQGYNREGGGGAGSQQQQMQHSQSGGAAEHGGTTGKDSMGKEKGTVGQAGGSMKSGAEEKSSGAMKDEKSGAMNKDSTGKEKGTVGQSKSGAEEKSSGAMKDEKSSGTMHKNPTAEEKSGATKGQRTDERAQGQQDKSKGMSSESQSKAGTTTGESRQGQGGTNVQGQAGTSTQTTGQAGAGAKLSTEQRTQITSVIHEQRVAPVTNVNFSISVGTRIPRQGIELHALPPRVATIYPEWRTYKFILVREEIVIINPDTYEIVAVLNA encoded by the coding sequence ATGTCTAACCGCTTCATGATCTCGGTTGCTGCGCTCGCGTTGATCGCCGGCACCGGACTGGCGAACGCACAGGGCTATAACCGCGAGGGCGGCGGCGGTGCCGGCTCGCAACAGCAACAGATGCAGCACTCGCAGTCGGGCGGCGCGGCTGAGCATGGCGGCACCACGGGCAAGGACTCCATGGGCAAGGAAAAGGGCACCGTTGGACAGGCCGGTGGCTCCATGAAGTCCGGCGCCGAAGAGAAATCCTCGGGCGCTATGAAGGACGAGAAATCCGGCGCCATGAACAAGGATTCGACGGGCAAGGAAAAGGGCACCGTGGGACAATCCAAGTCCGGCGCTGAAGAGAAGTCTTCAGGTGCAATGAAGGACGAGAAGTCCTCGGGCACGATGCACAAGAATCCGACGGCTGAGGAGAAGTCAGGTGCAACAAAGGGGCAGCGCACCGACGAACGCGCCCAAGGCCAGCAGGACAAGTCGAAGGGCATGAGCTCGGAGAGCCAGAGCAAGGCCGGCACGACCACAGGCGAGAGCCGCCAGGGCCAGGGCGGCACTAACGTACAGGGCCAGGCTGGTACCTCGACCCAGACCACCGGTCAGGCCGGCGCCGGCGCCAAGCTCTCGACCGAGCAGCGCACCCAGATCACCTCGGTGATCCACGAGCAGCGCGTCGCCCCGGTGACCAACGTGAACTTCTCGATCTCGGTCGGAACCCGCATTCCGCGCCAAGGCATCGAGCTGCACGCGCTGCCGCCGCGGGTCGCGACGATCTATCCGGAGTGGCGGACTTACAAGTTCATCCTGGTCCGCGAGGAGATCGTGATCATCAATCCGGACACCTACGAGATCGTGGCGGTTCTCAACGCCTAA
- the aroQ gene encoding type II 3-dehydroquinate dehydratase, translating to MAEPATDTILVLNGPNLNMLGTREPEKYGHATLTDVEKLCRETVAQFGLKADCRQSNREGELIDFIHEAHARKMKGIIINAGGYSHTSIALHDALLAVQIPTVEVHVTNIHARESFRHHSYTARAAFASLCGFGVEGYRLAILGLAAKLGLEPKA from the coding sequence ATGGCCGAACCAGCAACCGACACGATCCTCGTACTCAACGGGCCGAACCTCAACATGCTGGGGACGCGCGAACCGGAGAAGTACGGCCACGCGACCTTGACCGACGTCGAGAAGCTGTGCCGGGAGACGGTGGCGCAGTTCGGTCTCAAGGCCGACTGCCGGCAGTCCAACCGCGAAGGCGAGCTGATCGACTTCATCCACGAGGCGCACGCCCGCAAGATGAAGGGCATCATCATCAATGCCGGCGGCTATTCTCACACCTCGATCGCGCTGCACGACGCGCTGCTCGCGGTGCAGATCCCGACCGTGGAAGTGCATGTGACCAACATCCACGCGCGCGAGAGTTTTCGCCACCATTCCTACACCGCACGCGCGGCCTTCGCTTCGCTGTGCGGCTTCGGCGTCGAGGGCTACCGCCTCGCGATCCTCGGCCTTGCCGCCAAACTCGGGCTCGAGCCCAAAGCCTGA
- the accB gene encoding acetyl-CoA carboxylase biotin carboxyl carrier protein — protein sequence MARQPDDKAAAKFSSDDSALVRELALLLDETSLTEIEIERAGFRLRVARNISVAATMPMPVAAAAPAVPVAAAAVAPAASAPDMSKHPGAVISPMVGTAYWAPEPGAKPFIEVGTKVSIGQTLLIIEAMKTMNQIPSPRAGTVTQILVEDGQPVEYGEPLVIIE from the coding sequence ATGGCGCGCCAGCCAGACGACAAAGCAGCCGCAAAGTTTTCCAGCGACGATTCGGCGCTCGTGCGCGAGCTCGCGCTGCTGCTCGATGAGACCAGCCTCACCGAGATCGAGATCGAGCGCGCAGGCTTCCGCCTGCGCGTCGCGCGCAACATCAGCGTCGCTGCGACCATGCCGATGCCGGTGGCAGCCGCCGCCCCCGCAGTGCCCGTCGCCGCCGCGGCCGTTGCACCTGCGGCCAGTGCGCCGGACATGTCAAAACACCCGGGCGCCGTCATCTCGCCGATGGTCGGCACCGCCTATTGGGCACCCGAGCCGGGCGCCAAGCCTTTCATCGAGGTCGGCACCAAGGTCTCCATCGGGCAGACTCTGTTGATCATCGAAGCGATGAAGACAATGAACCAGATCCCCTCGCCGCGCGCCGGTACCGTGACGCAGATCCTGGTCGAGGACGGCCAGCCGGTCGAGTACGGCGAGCCGCTGGTGATTATTGAATGA